From one Heterodontus francisci isolate sHetFra1 chromosome 17, sHetFra1.hap1, whole genome shotgun sequence genomic stretch:
- the LOC137378641 gene encoding probable G-protein coupled receptor 139, producing MKYLFNVLPTLADVDFIFCPVLGAIGVPINLLAIVILSRGNCGLSKCVTHYLVAMAAADLMVVMIHVILRWLIVYFPVSFLDITPVCSLVMVLIPATTMSSVWFTVAFTFDRFVSICCQKLKTKYCTEKTARVIIGAVPVLSCLESIPWFFKFKAQYIFNNLEWFCITKPEYYTSIFWAAYEIFHRLLSPLLPFILILFLNTLTVRHILIASRARRRLQADSDRESPSDSEMDKRRKSIILLFTISGSFIVLWMTYVTCFLYQRIAFMSDSFTPSPTAGTIGYMLQLLSTCTNTCIYTVTQSKFREQLKKVVKHPFTVILRFIKQ from the coding sequence TTAActtgctggcgattgtgatcctgtctcggggaaattgcggtctctccaaatgtgtcactcattacCTGGTAGCCATGGCAGCGGCCGATCTCATGGTTGTCATGATTCATGTGATTCTGAGGTGGCTGATTGTTTATTTCCCAGTTTCTTTCCTGGATATTACTCCTGTATGTAGTTTGGTTATGGTGCTCATTCCTGCTACGACAATGAGTTCTGTCTGGTTTacagttgctttcacctttgatcgatttgtgagcatttgttgccagaagctgaaaactaaatattgcactgagaaaactgcaagggtgattattGGAGCTGTGCCTGTGCTGAGCTGTTTGGAAAGTATTCCCTGGTTCTTCAAATTTAAAGCTCAGTACATCTTCAATAACTTGGAATGGTTTTGCATCACAAAACCAGAGTATTACACTTCAATCTTCTGGGCAGCATACGAGATTTTTCATCGCCTTCTATCCCCTTTGCTCCCATTCATTTTGATTCTGTTCCTCAACActctgaccgtcagacacattttaatagCGAGTAGAGCCCGCCGGAGACTCCAGGcggacagtgatagggagagtcccaGTGACTCTGAGATGGACAAACgcagaaaatccatcattttactcttcactatcTCAGGCAGTTTTATTGTTTTATGGATGACCTATGTTACGTGTTTCCTGTATCAGCGAATTGCATTCATGTCTGATTCCTTTACCCCTTCACCCACCGCAGGTACCATCGGATACATGCTTCAGCTCCTCAGTACCTGCACAAACACCTGTATCTACACAGTGACTCAGAGCAAATTCCGAGAGCAACTGAAAAAGGTTGTGAAACATCCTTTCACTGTGATTCTCAGATTCATTAAACAGTGA